From the Sphingomonas aliaeris genome, one window contains:
- a CDS encoding NADH-quinone oxidoreductase subunit C, which yields MRAPAPAYSPNDGVIDTAERALGGKVLSSLEAVNEVSFTVDRASLVETMTLLRDTPGLEYQQLMEIAGVDYPDRADRFEVVYCLLSLTRNHRIRVHVQADDEKPVPSVTGIWPVAGWLEREVYDMYGVLFSGNPDLRRILTDYGFRGHPQRKDFPLSGFVELRYSEEAKRVVYEPVKLAQDFRTFDFTSPWEGAEYVLPGDEKAKLPEAKGAPTPLKADEIVKADAAQTPAGAAKAPSEPYGKTTDKTSQTGAGEPHPGNKADSKPADPDVVPTPGKGQNQ from the coding sequence ATGAGAGCGCCGGCGCCTGCCTATTCGCCCAACGATGGCGTGATCGACACCGCCGAGCGCGCGCTTGGCGGCAAGGTGCTGTCGAGCCTGGAGGCGGTGAACGAAGTATCGTTCACGGTCGATCGCGCGAGCTTGGTCGAGACGATGACCCTGCTGCGCGATACGCCGGGGCTGGAATATCAGCAGCTGATGGAAATTGCGGGCGTCGATTACCCGGACCGGGCCGACCGGTTCGAGGTCGTTTATTGCCTGCTCAGCCTGACGCGCAATCATCGGATCCGCGTGCATGTGCAGGCCGACGACGAAAAGCCGGTGCCGTCGGTGACGGGCATCTGGCCGGTCGCCGGCTGGCTGGAGCGCGAAGTGTACGACATGTACGGCGTGCTGTTCTCGGGGAACCCCGATCTGCGTCGTATCCTGACCGACTATGGCTTTCGCGGTCATCCGCAGCGCAAGGACTTCCCGCTCTCCGGGTTCGTCGAACTGCGCTATTCGGAAGAGGCCAAGCGCGTCGTGTACGAGCCGGTCAAGCTGGCGCAGGATTTTCGCACGTTCGACTTCACCTCGCCCTGGGAAGGGGCGGAGTACGTCCTGCCGGGAGACGAAAAGGCCAAGCTGCCGGAAGCCAAGGGCGCGCCGACGCCGCTGAAGGCGGACGAGATCGTCAAGGCCGATGCCGCGCAAACGCCGGCCGGCGCCGCAAAGGCGCCGAGCGAACCGTACGGCAAGACCACCGACAAGACCTCGCAGACCGGGGCGGGCGAGCCGCATCCCGGTAACAAGGCCGACAGCAAGCCGGCCGATCCCGATGTCGTGCCCACGCCGGGCAAGGGGCAGAACCAGTGA
- the nuoN gene encoding NADH-quinone oxidoreductase subunit NuoN, which translates to MSTSANLILTLPEVVLAIGALVLMLVSAWGGQASTRAVSWTAVAILAGAGIALTGPSANGGLAFDGLYHADAFGAFAKVLIYIAAAVAIIMAPRFFERTTGDDLRPEYPVLILLSSAGMGMMVSAGDLLTLYVGLELQSLAAYVLASFMRRDTRSAEAGLKYFVLGALASGILLYGISLVYGFSGSTTFNQISTAYAGTNSLGLTFGLVFVFAGMAFKISAVPFHMWTPDVYEGAPTPVTAFFASAPKVAAMAMAVRVAIEAMGPATDAWRQIVIFAALASIILGAVAAIGQSNIKRLLAYSSINNVGFVLVGLAAGTPDGVASVLFYLTVYVVMTLGSFLVVLQMRDASGEPVETISSLSGLSQTRPGLAAALAIFMFSLAGIPPLLGFNAKLAVFKAAVDAGLYPLAVAGFVASVIGAYYYLRVVKVMYFDEPAPEFQRGGSVVEGGLIAAAAVFVSPVGWVLLAPLGVLTLNAARSLF; encoded by the coding sequence ATGAGCACGTCCGCCAATCTTATCTTGACCCTGCCGGAGGTCGTTCTGGCGATCGGCGCGCTGGTGCTGATGCTGGTTTCCGCCTGGGGTGGTCAGGCCTCGACCCGCGCGGTATCGTGGACCGCGGTCGCGATCCTCGCCGGTGCGGGCATCGCGCTGACCGGGCCGTCCGCCAATGGTGGCCTCGCGTTCGACGGGCTCTATCATGCGGACGCGTTCGGCGCGTTCGCCAAGGTGTTGATCTATATCGCGGCCGCCGTTGCGATCATCATGGCGCCCCGTTTCTTCGAGCGCACGACGGGTGACGATCTGCGACCCGAATATCCCGTTCTCATCCTGCTCTCGTCGGCCGGCATGGGGATGATGGTGTCGGCGGGCGACCTGCTGACATTGTATGTCGGTCTGGAACTGCAGAGCCTTGCTGCCTATGTCCTCGCCAGCTTCATGCGGCGCGATACGCGGTCGGCCGAAGCGGGGCTGAAGTATTTCGTGCTCGGCGCGCTGGCGAGCGGTATTCTGCTGTATGGCATTTCGCTGGTCTATGGCTTTAGCGGATCGACCACGTTCAACCAGATCTCCACCGCCTATGCTGGCACCAATTCGCTCGGCCTGACCTTCGGTCTCGTCTTCGTCTTCGCCGGCATGGCCTTCAAGATCAGCGCCGTGCCGTTTCACATGTGGACGCCGGACGTATATGAAGGCGCTCCCACGCCGGTGACTGCGTTCTTCGCCAGCGCTCCCAAAGTGGCGGCAATGGCGATGGCGGTCCGTGTCGCCATCGAGGCGATGGGCCCGGCGACCGACGCGTGGCGCCAGATCGTGATCTTCGCGGCGCTCGCCTCGATCATCCTCGGTGCGGTCGCAGCGATCGGACAGAGCAACATCAAGCGCCTGCTGGCCTATTCGTCGATCAACAATGTCGGCTTCGTACTGGTCGGCCTCGCCGCCGGTACGCCGGACGGTGTGGCGTCGGTGCTGTTCTACCTGACCGTCTATGTCGTCATGACGCTGGGCAGCTTCCTCGTCGTGCTGCAGATGCGCGATGCGAGCGGTGAACCGGTCGAGACGATTTCCAGCCTGTCCGGCCTGTCGCAGACGCGTCCGGGGCTCGCGGCGGCGCTTGCGATCTTCATGTTCTCGCTGGCGGGCATACCGCCGCTGCTGGGGTTCAATGCCAAGCTGGCCGTGTTCAAGGCGGCGGTCGATGCGGGTCTGTACCCGTTGGCGGTCGCCGGGTTCGTCGCCTCCGTCATCGGCGCCTATTATTACCTTCGTGTCGTCAAGGTAATGTACTTCGATGAGCCTGCGCCGGAATTTCAACGCGGCGGTAGCGTGGTCGAGGGCGGCTTGATCGCCGCGGCGGCTGTGTTCGTCTCGCCAGTGGGTTGGGTGTTGCTCGCGCCGCTGGGCGTTCTCACACTCAACGCCGCACGGTCGCTCTTCTGA
- a CDS encoding complex I 24 kDa subunit family protein, translating into MAEAPQIPDEAETRARWGAFAWSDENQTKANEILGRYPKGREQSASIPFLDLAQRQVGAETQTQGWLPVPVIEFVARQIGVPYMRVYEVATFYTMFNLAPVGRYHVQVCGTTPCMLAGSDDVLAACKNHGLIKGRTTPDGLFTLTEVECLGTCANAPMVQINDDNYEDLDYDRTTAVLEALAAGKSPPPGSTTGRKSSEPVGGPTSLKAMVDENHDYRGEWA; encoded by the coding sequence ATGGCTGAAGCACCCCAGATTCCTGACGAGGCAGAGACCCGCGCACGCTGGGGCGCATTCGCGTGGTCGGACGAAAACCAGACGAAGGCGAACGAGATCCTCGGCCGCTATCCCAAAGGCCGCGAGCAGTCGGCGTCGATCCCGTTCCTCGATCTGGCGCAACGTCAGGTCGGCGCTGAAACCCAGACGCAGGGCTGGCTGCCCGTCCCGGTGATTGAATTCGTCGCGCGCCAGATCGGCGTGCCGTACATGCGCGTCTACGAGGTCGCGACCTTCTACACGATGTTCAATCTGGCGCCGGTCGGCCGTTATCATGTGCAGGTGTGCGGCACGACGCCGTGCATGCTCGCGGGCAGCGACGACGTACTCGCCGCGTGCAAGAATCATGGCCTGATCAAGGGACGAACAACGCCTGACGGCCTGTTCACGCTGACCGAAGTCGAATGCCTCGGCACCTGCGCGAACGCGCCGATGGTACAGATCAACGACGATAATTACGAAGACCTGGATTACGATCGCACGACCGCCGTGCTGGAGGCGCTCGCGGCCGGCAAGTCGCCGCCGCCGGGTTCGACCACCGGCCGCAAGTCGAGCGAGCCTGTCGGCGGGCCTACGTCGCTGAAGGCGATGGTCGACGAAAATCACGATTATCGCGGGGAATGGGCATGA
- the nuoG gene encoding NADH-quinone oxidoreductase subunit NuoG, translating to MPKVKVDGVEVEVPAGATVLQACEIAGKEIPRFCYHERLSIAGNCRMCLVEVKPGPPKPQASCALPAADNQEIFTNTPMVKNAREGIMEFLLINHPLDCPICDQGGECDLQDQSVAYGRGQSRYAENKRAVTEKYMGPIVKTIMTRCIQCTRCIRFAEEVSGVEEIGAIYRGEDMQITSYLENAVKSELSGNVVDLCPVGALTSKPYAFEARPWELKKTLTIDVMDAVGTNIRLDSRGRQVLRALPVINEDVNEEWASDKTRHAVDGLVRGRLDTPYVRVNGKLQKATWDEAFAAIKAVDAGDSVAAVHGDLVDCETLYAAKALLASMGSTLLEGRQTGMDYDATNIAAVNFNTTIAGTEDADVILLVGTNVRWEAPLVNTRIRKAIKKGAKVFAIGPETDLTYKAEWIGSDLALLGNLPDAVTEAFKDAKAPMVIVGGAALKGGHGAALALATSLNLVRDGWNGFNVLHMAASRMGGLMLGWAQKGGIADVAAAKPKLTFFLGADEVDFSAFSGSFKVFIGHHGDRGAAQADVILPGASYAEKSGTWVNLEGRVQRGERAVFPPGDAREDWTILRALSAVLGKTLPFDTIDELRAAMGGDTPNLATLGLKTFAWNPPALGETGSGELSGYPIKDFYLTNAICRASPTMQRCSAELIHGEDYAEAAE from the coding sequence ATGCCTAAAGTCAAAGTAGACGGCGTCGAGGTCGAAGTTCCTGCCGGCGCCACCGTGCTGCAGGCTTGCGAAATCGCGGGTAAGGAAATTCCGCGTTTCTGCTATCACGAGCGTCTGAGCATCGCCGGCAATTGCCGCATGTGCCTGGTCGAGGTGAAGCCTGGTCCGCCCAAGCCGCAGGCGTCGTGCGCGTTGCCGGCCGCGGACAATCAGGAAATCTTCACCAACACGCCGATGGTGAAGAATGCCCGCGAAGGCATCATGGAATTCCTGCTGATCAACCACCCGCTCGATTGCCCGATCTGCGATCAGGGCGGCGAATGCGATCTGCAGGACCAGTCGGTCGCTTATGGTCGTGGCCAGTCGCGTTATGCCGAGAACAAGCGCGCGGTGACCGAGAAGTATATGGGACCGATCGTGAAGACGATCATGACGCGGTGCATCCAGTGCACGCGTTGCATCCGCTTCGCCGAGGAGGTTTCGGGCGTGGAGGAAATCGGCGCGATCTATCGCGGCGAGGACATGCAGATCACGTCCTATCTCGAAAATGCCGTGAAGAGCGAATTGTCGGGTAACGTAGTGGATCTGTGCCCGGTCGGTGCGCTGACGTCCAAGCCTTACGCTTTCGAGGCGCGGCCGTGGGAGCTCAAGAAGACGCTGACGATCGACGTGATGGATGCAGTCGGCACCAACATCCGGCTCGACAGCCGCGGGCGCCAGGTGCTGCGCGCGCTCCCCGTGATCAACGAGGACGTCAACGAGGAATGGGCGTCGGACAAGACGCGGCATGCGGTCGATGGCCTGGTTCGCGGCCGGCTCGATACGCCGTACGTTCGCGTGAACGGCAAACTGCAAAAAGCGACCTGGGACGAGGCATTCGCCGCGATCAAGGCGGTCGATGCAGGTGACAGCGTCGCCGCGGTGCATGGCGATCTGGTCGATTGCGAAACCTTGTACGCGGCGAAGGCCTTGCTCGCGTCGATGGGCTCCACATTGCTGGAGGGCCGTCAGACGGGGATGGATTACGACGCGACGAACATCGCCGCGGTCAATTTCAACACGACGATCGCCGGCACCGAAGACGCGGACGTGATCCTGCTCGTCGGTACCAACGTTCGTTGGGAAGCGCCCTTGGTCAACACGCGCATTCGCAAGGCGATCAAGAAGGGCGCGAAGGTCTTTGCGATCGGGCCGGAGACGGACCTGACCTACAAGGCGGAGTGGATCGGCAGCGATCTGGCCTTGCTCGGCAATCTGCCGGATGCCGTGACGGAGGCGTTCAAGGACGCCAAGGCGCCGATGGTCATCGTCGGCGGCGCGGCGTTGAAGGGCGGGCATGGCGCCGCACTGGCATTGGCCACGTCGCTGAACCTGGTGCGCGATGGCTGGAACGGGTTCAACGTACTGCACATGGCGGCATCGCGCATGGGCGGGCTGATGCTCGGTTGGGCGCAGAAGGGCGGCATCGCTGATGTCGCCGCTGCCAAGCCGAAGCTGACCTTCTTCCTCGGCGCCGACGAAGTAGATTTCTCGGCCTTCTCGGGCAGTTTCAAGGTGTTCATCGGACATCACGGCGATCGCGGCGCGGCGCAGGCGGACGTTATCCTGCCGGGCGCAAGCTATGCGGAGAAGTCGGGGACCTGGGTCAATCTGGAAGGTCGCGTGCAGCGTGGCGAACGCGCCGTATTCCCACCCGGCGATGCTCGCGAGGATTGGACGATCCTGCGCGCACTGTCGGCAGTGCTCGGCAAGACGTTGCCGTTCGACACGATCGACGAACTGCGCGCGGCGATGGGCGGCGATACGCCCAATCTTGCCACGCTGGGGCTGAAGACGTTCGCGTGGAACCCTCCGGCGCTGGGCGAGACTGGATCCGGCGAGCTTTCCGGCTATCCGATCAAAGACTTCTACCTGACCAATGCGATCTGCCGGGCTAGCCCGACGATGCAGCGCTGTTCGGCCGAACTGATCCACGGCGAAGATTATGCGGAGGCGGCGGAATGA
- the nuoH gene encoding NADH-quinone oxidoreductase subunit NuoH, which translates to MTAFFQNTVGMPFEWAWFTSTIVGILVIALPLMLAVAMIIYADRKIWAAMALRRGPNVVGPFGLLQSFADGLKVFLQETIVPTAANKGLFLLAPIITFTVALIVWAVVPFQVGVVLANINVGLLYVLAASSLGVYGIILAGWSSNSKYPFFSAIRAAAQMVSYEVAIGFVLISIVLWTGSFNLTAIVEGQKGLYGFINGYAFNPLLFPMSIVFFISSLAETQRAPFDLTEAESELVAGYQTEYSSMSFALYWLGEYANVILMCTLNATLFWGGYLPPFDWAPLYLVPGIIWLFAKILFFFFLFSWVKATVPRYRYDQLMRLGWKVFLPLSLFWVFLVSGFLMLTRVGTDCAPADRVYLKRYATPSGLYDAQRPTYPTDGVCRDRVVTRTEASL; encoded by the coding sequence ATGACCGCATTCTTCCAGAACACTGTCGGTATGCCGTTCGAATGGGCGTGGTTCACGTCCACGATCGTCGGCATTCTCGTCATCGCACTGCCGCTGATGCTGGCCGTGGCAATGATCATCTATGCCGATCGAAAGATCTGGGCGGCGATGGCGCTGCGTCGCGGCCCCAACGTCGTGGGCCCGTTCGGACTGCTGCAATCCTTTGCCGATGGTCTGAAGGTCTTCCTTCAGGAAACGATCGTGCCGACGGCGGCGAACAAGGGCCTGTTCCTGCTTGCGCCGATCATCACCTTCACCGTCGCGCTGATCGTATGGGCGGTGGTGCCGTTCCAGGTCGGCGTCGTGCTCGCCAACATCAATGTCGGCTTGCTTTACGTCCTCGCGGCGTCGTCGCTCGGCGTTTACGGCATCATCCTGGCCGGTTGGTCGTCCAACTCGAAATATCCGTTCTTCTCGGCGATCCGTGCCGCGGCGCAGATGGTCAGTTATGAAGTGGCGATCGGGTTCGTGCTGATCTCGATCGTGCTGTGGACCGGCAGCTTCAACCTGACCGCGATCGTCGAAGGTCAGAAGGGCCTGTACGGCTTCATCAACGGCTATGCGTTCAATCCGTTGCTGTTCCCGATGTCGATCGTGTTCTTCATCTCCTCGCTTGCCGAAACCCAGCGTGCGCCGTTCGATCTGACCGAGGCGGAAAGCGAGTTGGTCGCGGGGTATCAGACAGAATATTCGTCCATGTCGTTCGCGCTCTACTGGCTGGGCGAATATGCCAACGTCATCCTGATGTGCACGCTGAACGCGACGTTATTCTGGGGCGGATATCTGCCTCCGTTCGACTGGGCGCCGCTGTATCTGGTACCGGGGATCATCTGGCTGTTCGCCAAGATCCTGTTCTTCTTCTTCCTGTTCAGCTGGGTGAAGGCGACCGTGCCGCGGTATCGCTACGACCAGTTGATGCGGTTGGGTTGGAAGGTATTTCTGCCGCTGTCGCTCTTCTGGGTGTTCCTGGTGTCCGGGTTCCTCATGCTGACGCGCGTCGGCACGGACTGCGCTCCGGCCGATCGCGTGTATCTCAAGCGATATGCGACGCCATCGGGCCTGTACGATGCCCAGCGTCCGACCTACCCGACCGACGGCGTGTGCCGCGACCGGGTCGTCACCAGAACGGAGGCCAGCCTGTGA
- a CDS encoding NADH-quinone oxidoreductase subunit M, giving the protein MSGFPILSVMLAVPAIAAVSCLFVSANTARWLALAATLVDFVLGIGLWTQFDIGGPQWQFVEYPGSLGVFDWKLGIDGFALLLIMLSVFLMPICIGASWSAITKRVPEYMAAFLLTEVLMIGTFAAQDLFLFYIFFEAGLIPMYLIIGIWGGANRIYASYKFFLYTLLGSVLMLVAMLWMTNYAGTSDIPTLMNTDFPVHAQFWLWLAFFASFAVKMPMWPVHTWLPDAHVQAPTAGSVILAGVLLKLGGYGFLRFSLPMFPEASSELTWLVLGLSAVAVIYTSLVALVQNDMKKLIAYSSVAHMAIVTIGLFAFNQQGIEGAMMVMLSHGLASGALFLCVGVIYDRLHTREIDRYGGLAINMPRYALFFLLFTMASIGLPGTSGFVGEFLSLMGTYKVSTWAALLCTTGIILGAAYMLYLYRRVVFGELVKDDVKAMSDLSLREITLLAPIAAVILWMGVYPESFMAPMRGDVSTLVARVAHAAPAGDSKPTIGKAAPPATAAHAGDHK; this is encoded by the coding sequence GTGAGCGGCTTTCCCATCCTGAGCGTCATGCTGGCGGTCCCCGCGATCGCGGCAGTGAGCTGCCTGTTCGTGTCGGCGAACACCGCGCGCTGGCTCGCGCTGGCCGCGACCCTGGTCGATTTCGTGCTCGGCATCGGCCTGTGGACGCAGTTCGATATCGGCGGTCCGCAATGGCAGTTCGTGGAATATCCCGGTAGCCTGGGCGTGTTCGACTGGAAACTCGGCATCGACGGGTTCGCGCTGCTCCTGATCATGCTCAGCGTGTTCCTGATGCCGATCTGCATCGGCGCCAGCTGGTCGGCGATCACCAAGCGCGTGCCCGAATATATGGCTGCGTTCCTGCTGACCGAAGTGCTGATGATCGGCACGTTCGCGGCGCAGGACCTGTTCCTGTTCTACATCTTCTTCGAAGCCGGCCTGATCCCGATGTACCTGATCATCGGTATCTGGGGCGGCGCGAACCGGATCTACGCCAGCTATAAATTCTTTCTCTACACGCTGCTCGGCTCGGTGCTGATGCTCGTCGCGATGCTGTGGATGACCAACTATGCGGGCACCAGCGACATTCCGACGCTGATGAACACCGACTTCCCGGTCCATGCGCAATTCTGGCTGTGGCTCGCCTTCTTCGCGTCCTTCGCGGTGAAGATGCCGATGTGGCCCGTCCACACCTGGCTGCCCGACGCGCACGTCCAGGCGCCGACCGCGGGGTCGGTCATCCTGGCGGGCGTGCTGCTCAAGCTGGGTGGCTACGGCTTCCTGCGCTTCAGCCTGCCGATGTTCCCGGAAGCATCTTCGGAACTGACCTGGCTGGTCCTCGGCCTCTCGGCGGTCGCGGTGATCTACACCTCGCTCGTCGCGCTGGTTCAGAACGACATGAAGAAGCTGATCGCCTATTCGTCGGTCGCCCACATGGCGATCGTCACGATCGGCCTGTTCGCGTTCAACCAGCAGGGTATCGAAGGCGCGATGATGGTCATGCTGTCGCATGGTCTCGCTTCGGGCGCGTTGTTCCTTTGCGTCGGCGTCATCTACGATCGCCTGCACACGCGCGAGATCGACCGGTACGGCGGCCTTGCGATCAACATGCCGCGCTATGCGCTCTTCTTCCTGCTGTTCACGATGGCCTCGATCGGCCTGCCGGGCACCAGTGGCTTCGTGGGTGAATTCCTGTCGTTGATGGGCACGTACAAGGTGTCGACTTGGGCGGCATTGCTCTGCACCACGGGCATCATCCTCGGCGCGGCGTACATGCTGTATCTGTACCGCCGCGTCGTGTTCGGCGAGCTGGTGAAGGACGACGTAAAGGCGATGAGCGACCTCAGCCTGCGCGAGATCACATTGCTCGCGCCGATCGCTGCCGTGATCTTGTGGATGGGCGTCTATCCCGAGAGCTTCATGGCACCAATGCGCGGAGACGTATCGACCCTGGTCGCGCGCGTCGCCCACGCGGCGCCCGCCGGGGATAGCAAGCCGACGATAGGGAAGGCAGCGCCGCCGGCCACGGCCGCGCATGCCGGGGATCATAAATGA
- a CDS encoding NADH-quinone oxidoreductase subunit D, which yields MSDHIEAVERRTDHTDAAQADVEIQNYTINFGPQHPAAHGVLRLVMELDGEIVERVDPHVGLLHRGTEKLIEYKTYLQALPYFDRLDYCSPMCMEHSYVLAVEKLLDLEVPIRAQYLRVFFAELTRIMNHMLNLGSHVMDVGAMTPNLWLFELREDTMGFYERASGARMHAAYLRPGGVHQDVPLKLLTDIADWLDTRLPRLFEDAISLVADNRIFKQRNVDIATVSREDAIKWGFSGPMIRGSGIPWDLRKSQPYDVYAKMDFDVPVGTRGDCYDRFMVRVEEVRQSARIMKQCLNEMPDGPISSLDRKVVPPKRGEMKRSMEALIHHFKLYTEGFHVPAGDVYVATESPKGEFGVYLVADGTNKPYRCKIRPTAFSHLQAMDFMAKGHMLADTTAILGAMDIVFGECDR from the coding sequence GTGAGCGATCATATCGAAGCGGTCGAGCGCCGCACGGATCACACGGACGCCGCGCAGGCCGATGTGGAAATCCAGAACTACACGATCAATTTCGGCCCGCAGCATCCCGCGGCGCACGGCGTTTTGCGCCTCGTCATGGAGCTGGACGGCGAGATTGTGGAGCGGGTCGATCCGCATGTCGGGCTGCTTCACCGCGGCACCGAAAAGCTGATCGAATACAAGACGTATCTGCAGGCGCTGCCGTATTTCGACCGGCTCGATTACTGCTCGCCCATGTGCATGGAGCATAGCTACGTGCTCGCGGTCGAGAAGCTGCTCGACCTGGAAGTGCCGATCCGTGCGCAATATCTGCGGGTGTTCTTCGCCGAACTGACGCGCATCATGAATCACATGCTCAATCTTGGTTCGCACGTCATGGACGTTGGCGCGATGACGCCGAACCTGTGGCTGTTCGAACTGCGCGAAGACACGATGGGCTTCTACGAACGCGCATCGGGCGCGCGCATGCATGCTGCCTATCTGCGTCCTGGCGGCGTGCATCAGGATGTGCCCCTCAAGCTGCTGACTGACATCGCCGACTGGCTCGACACGCGCCTGCCGCGACTGTTCGAGGATGCCATCTCGCTCGTCGCGGACAACCGCATCTTCAAGCAGCGCAATGTCGATATCGCCACGGTCAGCCGCGAAGATGCGATCAAATGGGGCTTTTCCGGCCCGATGATCCGCGGGTCCGGCATTCCTTGGGATTTGCGCAAGTCGCAGCCGTACGACGTCTACGCCAAGATGGATTTCGACGTGCCGGTCGGCACGCGTGGCGATTGCTACGACCGGTTCATGGTGCGCGTCGAGGAAGTGCGCCAGTCCGCGCGGATCATGAAGCAGTGCCTGAACGAAATGCCCGACGGGCCGATCTCCAGCCTGGATCGCAAGGTCGTGCCGCCGAAGCGTGGCGAGATGAAGCGGTCGATGGAGGCGCTGATCCATCACTTCAAGCTGTATACCGAAGGCTTCCACGTGCCGGCAGGCGACGTCTATGTCGCAACCGAAAGCCCGAAGGGTGAGTTCGGCGTGTATCTTGTCGCGGATGGCACGAACAAGCCGTATCGCTGCAAGATCCGCCCGACCGCGTTCAGCCATTTGCAGGCGATGGATTTCATGGCGAAGGGGCATATGCTGGCGGATACGACAGCCATTCTGGGCGCGATGGATATCGTGTTCGGGGAGTGCGACCGTTGA
- a CDS encoding NADH-quinone oxidoreductase subunit J codes for MIQAIAFYLFAIMVIVSGALTITARNPVHAVLWLILAFFNAAGLMVLVGAEFIAMLLVIVYVGAVAVLFLFVVMMLNIDFAELRAGFARYAAIGLVLAIALAAEIMIAFGAWSAGGIELGRRAAPIDAAVPNIEAIGMLLYTRYLFVFEGAGLVLLVAMIGAIVLTHRERGGVRGQNISRQVARRPQDATRNTQPGVGQGVEL; via the coding sequence GTGATCCAAGCAATCGCCTTCTATCTCTTCGCGATCATGGTGATCGTATCGGGAGCGCTGACCATTACGGCGCGCAACCCGGTGCATGCCGTGCTGTGGCTGATCCTGGCCTTCTTCAACGCCGCCGGGCTGATGGTCCTGGTCGGCGCCGAATTTATCGCGATGCTGCTGGTCATCGTGTATGTTGGGGCGGTCGCGGTGTTGTTCCTGTTCGTCGTGATGATGCTCAACATCGACTTTGCCGAGCTCCGCGCCGGCTTTGCGCGCTACGCCGCGATCGGCCTCGTCCTGGCGATCGCGCTGGCGGCGGAGATCATGATCGCGTTCGGTGCGTGGAGCGCAGGCGGGATTGAACTCGGCCGCCGCGCCGCGCCGATCGACGCCGCTGTGCCCAATATCGAGGCAATCGGCATGCTATTGTACACGCGCTACCTGTTCGTGTTCGAAGGTGCCGGTCTGGTGCTGCTGGTCGCGATGATCGGGGCGATCGTGCTGACGCATCGCGAGCGTGGTGGCGTGCGTGGCCAGAATATCTCGCGCCAGGTTGCGCGCCGTCCGCAGGATGCGACGCGCAACACGCAGCCGGGCGTCGGGCAGGGGGTGGAATTGTGA
- the nuoI gene encoding NADH-quinone oxidoreductase subunit NuoI, with protein MSIGQYIKAFTLWEFVKAHALTLKYFFKTKATINYPYEKNPLSPRFRGEHVLRRYPNGEERCIACKLCEAVCPALAITIEAEPREDGSRRTTRYDIDMTKCIFCGLCQEACPVDAVVEGPNLEYATETREELIYDKAKLLANGDRWESAIAANLAADAPYR; from the coding sequence GTGAGCATTGGTCAGTACATCAAGGCCTTCACCCTGTGGGAGTTCGTCAAGGCACACGCTTTGACGCTGAAATACTTCTTCAAGACCAAGGCGACGATCAACTATCCGTACGAAAAGAACCCGCTATCGCCGCGTTTCCGGGGTGAGCATGTGCTGCGGCGCTATCCCAATGGCGAAGAGCGGTGCATCGCGTGCAAATTGTGCGAGGCCGTGTGCCCTGCGCTGGCGATAACGATCGAGGCCGAACCGCGCGAGGACGGCAGCCGTCGTACGACGCGCTACGACATCGACATGACCAAGTGCATCTTCTGCGGCCTGTGCCAGGAAGCCTGCCCGGTCGATGCCGTGGTCGAAGGTCCGAACCTGGAATATGCGACCGAGACGCGCGAGGAACTGATCTACGACAAGGCGAAACTGCTCGCCAATGGCGACCGGTGGGAAAGCGCGATCGCGGCCAACCTTGCCGCCGATGCGCCGTACCGTTAA
- the nuoK gene encoding NADH-quinone oxidoreductase subunit NuoK encodes MIGLTHYLVVAAILFALGVVGIIANRKNLIVMLMAVELILLSVNLNFVAFSSYLHDLVGQVFAMFVLTVAAGEAAIGLAILVIYFRGRGTISVDDVNRMKG; translated from the coding sequence GTGATCGGGTTGACGCACTATCTGGTCGTGGCGGCGATCCTGTTCGCGCTGGGCGTGGTCGGCATCATCGCCAATCGCAAGAATTTGATCGTCATGCTGATGGCGGTCGAACTGATCCTGCTGTCGGTGAACCTGAACTTCGTCGCCTTTTCCAGCTACCTGCACGATCTCGTGGGACAGGTGTTCGCGATGTTCGTGCTGACCGTCGCTGCGGGCGAGGCAGCGATCGGGCTGGCTATTCTGGTGATATATTTCCGTGGACGCGGGACCATTTCGGTCGACGACGTCAACCGGATGAAGGGGTGA